From the Tripterygium wilfordii isolate XIE 37 chromosome 6, ASM1340144v1, whole genome shotgun sequence genome, one window contains:
- the LOC119999722 gene encoding DNA-3-methyladenine glycosylase 1-like isoform X1: MGEQIQTQTHAHTHSQTLQQTQPQPLLQSPIQPHHDSAACPQTQTSPELANVPPRTAPPPSKIPLRPRKIRKLSPETTGEPNSSDNSTAGTTTSKPTSRASKVKTNTPRAIVVSRIAARSLSCGGEVEIAIRHLRDADPLLASLIDIHPPPTFETFHTPFLALTRSILYQQLAFKAGNSIYIRFIALCGGEAGVLPDTVLALTPQQLRQIGVSGRKASYLYDLAKKYKNGILSDSAILNMDDKSLFTMLTMVNGIGSWSVHMFMIFSLHRPDVLPINDLGVRKGVQLLNNLEELPRPSQMDQLCEKWRPYRSVASCYLWRLVEAKGAPSSTVAVAAGAGMQLQQQDEQQQPQLIDPINSILNLGYCTSVELLECLDP, encoded by the exons ATGGGCGAACAAATCCAGACCCAGACGCACGCCCACACTCATTCGCAAACTCTGCAACAAACTCAACCGCAGCCACTGTTACAGTCACCAATACAGCCTCATCATGACTCAGCTGCCTGTCCCCAAACGCAAACCTCCCCCGAACTAGCTAATGTTCCTCCGCGGACCGCTCCTCCTCCTTCCAAAATCCCCCTACGTCCTCGAAAAATTCGAAAACTATCTCCGGAAACCACCGGGGAGCCCAATTCCTCGGATAATTCAACCGCTGGAACAACCACTAGTAAGCCGACATCAAGAGCCTCCAAAGTCAAAACGAACACGCCGCGAGCTATTGTTGTCTCAAGAATTGCTGCGAGATCGTTGTCTTGCGGGGGCGAAGTTGAAATCGCTATCCGTCATCTGAGAGACGCAGATCCGTTGCTTGCTTCTCTCATTGATATCCATCCGCCTCCGACTTTCGAAACCTTCCACACTCCTTTTCTTGCCCTAACTCGAAGTATTCTCTATCAGCAACTCGCGTTCAAGGCTGGGAATTCGATCTACATTCGTTTCATTGCTCTATGCGGTGGCGAGGCCGGGGTCTTACCCGATACTGTTCTCGCTTTGACACCACAGCAGCTCCGTCAAATCGGAGTCTCAGGCCGGAAAGCCAGTTATCTTTACGATCTTGCTAAGAAGTACAAGAATGGGATATTATCGGACTCGGCGATTTTAAATATGGATGACAAGTCGCTCTTTACAATGCTTACGATGGTGAATGGAATTGGTTCTTGGTCTGTTCATATGTTTATGATTTTCTCTTTGCATAGACCGGATGTGCTTCCTATCAATGACCTCGGAGTGCGTAAGGGAGTGCAGTTGCTGAACAATTTGGAGGAGTTGCCGCGGCCGTCCCAGATGGACCAGTTGTGCGAGAAATGGAGGCCATACCGGTCAGTGGCGTCGTGCTACCTTTGGCGGTTGGTAGAAGCAAAAGGTGCTCCTTCAAGCACTGTTGCAGTAGCAGCAGGTGCTGGTATGCAATTACAACAGCAGGATGAGCAGCAGCAACCGCAGCTTATTGATCCAATTAATAGCATTCTCAACCTTGG TTACTGTACGTCCGTGGAGCTGCTTGAGTGCCTTGACCCCTGA
- the LOC119999722 gene encoding DNA-3-methyladenine glycosylase 1-like isoform X2, which yields MGEQIQTQTHAHTHSQTLQQTQPQPLLQSPIQPHHDSAACPQTQTSPELANVPPRTAPPPSKIPLRPRKIRKLSPETTGEPNSSDNSTAGTTTSKPTSRASKVKTNTPRAIVVSRIAARSLSCGGEVEIAIRHLRDADPLLASLIDIHPPPTFETFHTPFLALTRSILYQQLAFKAGNSIYIRFIALCGGEAGVLPDTVLALTPQQLRQIGVSGRKASYLYDLAKKYKNGILSDSAILNMDDKSLFTMLTMVNGIGSWSVHMFMIFSLHRPDVLPINDLGVRKGVQLLNNLEELPRPSQMDQLCEKWRPYRSVASCYLWRLVEAKGAPSSTVAVAAGAGMQLQQQDEQQQPQLIDPINSILNLGACNWAPQ from the coding sequence ATGGGCGAACAAATCCAGACCCAGACGCACGCCCACACTCATTCGCAAACTCTGCAACAAACTCAACCGCAGCCACTGTTACAGTCACCAATACAGCCTCATCATGACTCAGCTGCCTGTCCCCAAACGCAAACCTCCCCCGAACTAGCTAATGTTCCTCCGCGGACCGCTCCTCCTCCTTCCAAAATCCCCCTACGTCCTCGAAAAATTCGAAAACTATCTCCGGAAACCACCGGGGAGCCCAATTCCTCGGATAATTCAACCGCTGGAACAACCACTAGTAAGCCGACATCAAGAGCCTCCAAAGTCAAAACGAACACGCCGCGAGCTATTGTTGTCTCAAGAATTGCTGCGAGATCGTTGTCTTGCGGGGGCGAAGTTGAAATCGCTATCCGTCATCTGAGAGACGCAGATCCGTTGCTTGCTTCTCTCATTGATATCCATCCGCCTCCGACTTTCGAAACCTTCCACACTCCTTTTCTTGCCCTAACTCGAAGTATTCTCTATCAGCAACTCGCGTTCAAGGCTGGGAATTCGATCTACATTCGTTTCATTGCTCTATGCGGTGGCGAGGCCGGGGTCTTACCCGATACTGTTCTCGCTTTGACACCACAGCAGCTCCGTCAAATCGGAGTCTCAGGCCGGAAAGCCAGTTATCTTTACGATCTTGCTAAGAAGTACAAGAATGGGATATTATCGGACTCGGCGATTTTAAATATGGATGACAAGTCGCTCTTTACAATGCTTACGATGGTGAATGGAATTGGTTCTTGGTCTGTTCATATGTTTATGATTTTCTCTTTGCATAGACCGGATGTGCTTCCTATCAATGACCTCGGAGTGCGTAAGGGAGTGCAGTTGCTGAACAATTTGGAGGAGTTGCCGCGGCCGTCCCAGATGGACCAGTTGTGCGAGAAATGGAGGCCATACCGGTCAGTGGCGTCGTGCTACCTTTGGCGGTTGGTAGAAGCAAAAGGTGCTCCTTCAAGCACTGTTGCAGTAGCAGCAGGTGCTGGTATGCAATTACAACAGCAGGATGAGCAGCAGCAACCGCAGCTTATTGATCCAATTAATAGCATTCTCAACCTTGG